Proteins encoded within one genomic window of Canis lupus familiaris isolate Mischka breed German Shepherd chromosome 12, alternate assembly UU_Cfam_GSD_1.0, whole genome shotgun sequence:
- the DEFB112 gene encoding beta-defensin 112 produces the protein MSPLSTICRKKFEILYSEKQNSSTIFEKANYGTHTKKQSRSKEHYTVFNWWDACIKLGSQCKNKCGEKEFKMAYCGRPTTLCCMKECDHVELLKRSIHKKRTNIN, from the exons ATGTCACCATTGAGTACCATATGTAGAAAAAAGTTTGAGATACTATACTCAGAGAAGCAAAATTCTTCCACAATATTTGAAAAGGCAAATtatggcacacacacaaaaaaacaatccag AAGTAAAGAACACTATACTGTCTTTAATTGGTGGGATGCATGCATAAAACTTGGTAgtcaatgtaaaaataaatgtggtgaaaaagaatttaagatgGCATACTGTGGAAGACCTACAACTCTTTGCTGCATGAAAGAATGTGACCACGTTGAGTTATTGAAGAGATCCATTCACAAAAAGAGGACAAATATTAACTAA